The genomic interval caggcgctagagtggctctggttgcggcagagtgacgccccggaggggcagagcatcgccccctggtgggcagagcgtcgcctctggtgggtgtgccgggtggatcccggtcgggcgcatgcgggagtctgtctgactgtctctccctgtttccagcttcagaaaaatacaaaaataaataaaaataaacaatgtgGGAACTTttgcttccagtcaagatggaaTAGAGGAACTGGATTTACCCTCGCCCATAAAACAGCcacaaacaaaaacttcttaaATGAACACAGGAACCCATGGCCACTTCACGAGAGAAGATAGCCAAATGTCCTGTATTATACGTATACATATGTGCATACATACACACGAAAAGGTGCTCAGCACCCTTGGTCACCAGGGAACTGCAATTTCAAACCAGAATATCCCTATATTCTTAACAGAGTGACTAAAATAAagggaaggggccctggccggtggctcagtggataaatttTCAACCTGGCGCATTAAGAGGTTATAGGTTcaacccttggtcagggcatgtagaagcaatcagtgagtactcAACTAAATGGATCAACTACGTAAAACAAGAtggtgcttctctccctccccctttctcttgaatcaatggaaaaattttacaaaagaaggaAACCCTGTtccttaataaaaatgaaaaaaaaaaagaagggtggaGAGAAAAAATTACAtgacatttttataatacatagaaaataatcaggcctgccctgtggtggcgcagtggataaagtgttgactgagaacactgaggtcacgggttcaaaaccctgggcttccctagttaaggtacatatgtgagttgatgctttctgcttctaccccctttcctctctctctctctctctctctcctctctaaaataaatacaatcttttaaaaaatcaggattaccattaagattattttaatattaatttttttttaatttgttcattttagagaggagagggagagacagagagagagagagagaaggggggaggagctggaagcatcaactcccatatgtgccttgaccaggcaagcccagggtttcgaaccggcaacctcagcatttccaggttgacgctttatccactgtgcccccacaggtcaggcttaattttaatttttttaattttaaaaacttcactcattttagagagggagagagagacagacagagagagaaggaggggaggagcaggaagcatcaactccatttgtgccttgactaggcaagcccagggtcttgaaccggcaacctcagcattccaggttgatgctttatcccaggggtccccaaacttcttacacagggggccagttcactgtccctcagaccgttggagggcagccacatacagtgctcctctcactgactaccaatgaaagaggtgccccttctggaagtgcagcagggggccgatacacggcctcagggggccgcatgcagcccacgggctgtagtttggggacgcctgctttatccactgtgccaccacaggtcaggctaatttactgatttttagagagagtagagaaaaagaggggggaaaagcagAAAGGAGTAGTAGTTGTTTCccgcatgtaccttgaccaggcaagcccagggttccaagccggtgacctcagtgttccaggtcaacactttatctactgtgctaccacaggtcagaccattaAGATTATTAACCATAATTGATTTTTAGTGGAATTACTAGTGTTCCagtgttttcttgttttgctctttttttttttttttttttttaagagagggataggaagggggagagagataagcatcaactcatagttgcaacactttagttgttcattgattgcttttcatacatgccttgatcaggaagctccagccaagccagcgaccccttgttcaagccagcaacctcagcaaccttggggtttcgaacctagaaACCTCAGTAtcccactaccagtcaggcataaaaatttcattttttaaaaatacaaaaaagcctgacctctggtggtgcagtggatcaagcgtcgacctggaacactgaggtatcggttcaaaacccggggtcgccggttcaaaaccctgggcttgcctggtcaaggcacatatgggagttgatgcttcctgctcctcccccttctcgctcgctctctgtctctctctctgtctctcttctctaaaatgaataaataaaaaataaaataaataaaatttaaaaataaaaagagcctgaccaggtggtggcgcagtggatagagcattggactgggatgtggaggacccaggttcaagacctcgaggttgccagtttgagcgtgggctcatctggtttgagcaaggctcaccagcttgagcccaaggtcgctggctcaagcaacgggtcactcggtctgctgtagccccccccccggtcaaggcacatatgagaaatcaatcaatgaacaactaaggagctgcaatgaagaattgatgtttctcttctctctcccttcctgtttgtccctaactgtccctctctctgacaaaacaaaacaaaacataaggaCATTCTAGtctgatataatttattttcagtataattttaattttaaaaagcttaaagtatggcctgacctgtggtggtgcagaggatagcacattgacttggaacactgaggttgctggtttgaaaccttggacttgcctggtcaataagcaatcaatgaacaggtaaAGTGAAGtatctatgagttgatacttctcgttcctTCCACccatcctttctctgtaaaatcaataaataacatctttaataaaaaaaaaagagcttaaagCATGACTTACTAACTTATATTTTTATGTCAAGTATATTTttgaggttgatgctttatccactgtgccaccacaggtcaggctaagtatatttaaaaaaaaaattttttctttttgtgagagagacaggaagggagagaaatgagaagcatcaactcataatgcatcactttagttgttcattgattgcttctcatatgtgccttgactgggggggggcggtctaagctgagccagtgaccccttgctcaagtcaatgaccttggacccaagccagtgacctttgggctcaagccagtggccatgggatcatgtcattgatcccacactccagccgatgaccccatgctcaagctgggaagcctgtgcttaagccagatgagcatgtgctcaagccggtgaccttggggtttagaacctgggaccttaaCATCtgaggtcgatgctctatccactgtgccaccactggtcaggtcaaaaaaaattttatggcaATGGTTTTCTATTATATTATGGTTTCAGATGTTAAAAAAACCTACACGAGCACACGCAAACATAAAATTAATCTGTTAGCACATACAGAATTGGAATGGTCAAATCATTCAACACTGAGCCATTAGTATGTAAGCACTTAAAACCAAAATATCTGCCTCTGTGGTCTGatggtaaaatatacaaataagtctGTTATAAAAATAGCTAAGTGAACATTAAACAGCATGAAGATTATGATGAGAGTTTCAGGCACTACAAGAACATTTATGTGACAATTTAGCAATCAAGGATGGCATTTATGTAAGCAAGCAGCATGAATGGACATGTGCTTTAAAGTTTTAGGTGATATTCAGCTTTTACTACAAAAGAGGATTCCCTCCATTACACAGGCATTGATACACTGCTCTCTGTAGCTTGCACATCCTGGGGGATCTCAGATGCCACCTTCTCTGCCATGTTGCTGATCATGGGTTTCTGAGAAATACCCCACGGGACTCCGCTTCAGAGCGAGTAGGCTCTTTTGAGGAAGCATTTGTGTTGTTGCCAAGATTTGCTGACACAGTTACCTTTGTCCTCAACTTCTGTTAGCTCTGTAGGAACATGCACTGTCAGTGCACAGTAAAATGCACCTCCTCAGTAAAATGTACAGTAGAatccttctccatctcttcccccttgtgcaggtggtgggggaggggccagtGGCAGTGACTTCCTCTGGCTACTGCTGACCCCCAACTCCGGGCAAGCTCAGCTTCATCTTGGGTGCCACCTCAGCCTGGGCAATGGCCTACCTGCCCTATGGTGCCAGAGAAATCTCTAGTGTGGCCCAGTGTGTTCCTTAGTATTATGCTGCTTCCCAGATTACCAGGCACACAGCTCCAATTTAATTCATAAACTGTGAGGTGTGCCAGCAGCTCCCTTTTGGCATAAGTAGGTATATTCTGACTTCTTGGCTGCCTTAATCCTCAGTGACCTGTTCTTCCCtaactttctgttttcttcatccCTAGCGACAGATCAACCATCCTTTTGTACATGGTTTAGGGGACAGCTGGCAGGGAAAACGGCACCTCTTCATTAGTAAGTGACTGGTCTCTCTCGTTCCCAAGGTCCATCTACTGTATTCTCCCCCTGAGATTACCCATCCCTTTGGCTtgtccttcccttttctctgttACCTTTATCACAGCATTTCTCtctgagaagggaaagagaacaaGTCACATGTGGCATCAGTTTGGGCAGGAGGCCTATAATGCCTTGAGCCCAAGCATAGTAGTCCCCAAATATTGCCTAGACTTCTGGTGCTTTGCAGTGTGCAGCTACAGCAGCACAGATCTGTACTCCTTGTGGTCTGCTGGTGGCTGCTTTGCTGAGGCTTCCATCCGCCTCTTTGCTGCGGAGCTGGTCCTGGTGCTGTGTAAGTAAAAGAGGACTGATCCTGGAAATGAGGGAAGAATTAATGGAGGGGGGCAGGAAGAAGATATTAACTCTGGAGGTCAAAGGGCAGGGATAGGGATGGGGTGGGGCTACTAGGGAAAttagaaaggacaggaaagcttCAGCACACCCATGCTTGCTGTCATCCACAGGCTATCTCCATGACTTGGGCATCATTCATCGAGATGTGAAGgtaaagtgtttttttctttgtctgaagGGGGCCTTAGTAAGAAATTCCACAGCTCCAAGAGGCATGAGGGAGCTGAGAACAGCTGACCTTGGAACACTCATGGTGCTAAAGATTTGGGCAAGGACCCTCCAAGTATAGACCTGAATGTTGAGTAGGGCATCTTCTTCTTCTGGGGAGTATATACATGATGAAAGAGGGTTGAAAGGAAGAGGATGAAGAATAACTTCTCACCGGTTATTTTTCAGATGGAGAATATCCTTCTGGATAAACGAGGTTAGTCCTTTTCTTTTCCTAGCCCCAGAATGAGCGGTACTTCAGGTTGGGAAGGAGCCATGGCTGACAAGTGATGGAACAGAGTGATGCTGTTGCATTGTCTTTTATAGGTCATCTGAAACTGACAGACTTCGGTCTGTCCCGCCGTCTGCCCCAGGGAACTCGAGCCTATACTATTTGTGGTACCCTTCAATACATGGGTAAGAAAAAGGCTAAATCTGGTGGGTAAGCATTAGACAGGAGAATAGCCAACAGATGTCAGTGACAAGTACCTTTCAAATCTGTAGCCCCAGAGGTCCTGAGTGGAGGGCCTTACAACCATGCTGCTGACTGGTGGTCCCTGGgtgtcttgcttttctctctggcAACTGGAAAGGTGAGACAATGGTAGTGATGTTGGGCAGAGAAGAGTTTTGCCCTGTGGTGGGAAGGAAGACCTTAGGAAAAAACCTTGCCTTCTTCCTACTAAGAAATGATGCCCCACCCCTACTCCTTAACTTAGTTCCCAGTGGCTGCAGAGAAAGATCATATGGCCATGTTGGCAAGTGTGACCCACTATGACGTTGAGATCCCAGCTTCTCTTAACCAGGGACTCTCACTTCTGCTCCATGAGGTAAGGGTGAGTATTACTTTCCTTCTTGACTGCCAAACAAACCattcactctctcctttccttatcATAGAAGTGTTATTTCCCCATTCCTCTgatttatttggggggaggtcCAACTTGATGAAGCACAATGTCACTACTTGCCCTCTCACCAGCATTTCAGACTTTCTCCTGGTCCTCCAGGTAGCCTCTCCATAACAGACAAGTCACTTCTGAGACTGGCCGGTGCTTTCTTACCAATACAACTCCTTTCTTCCTGCCTTTGCCCtgtctttttcatttataaatccTTTCCTctttagtgttcttttttctgCCCTCCACAGCTCCATGAACTTCTTTATCCTTTCCCACCTTCTCTGTTAACAGCTCCAGTCCTTTTCCATTCCAGTCCTTTATCCTTGTTGCTCTGTTTCCCTTCAGCTCTTATGCCTGAATCCCCTCCAGCGTCTACGTCATTTGCATCACTTCCAGGTGCACTCTTTCTTTCGGGGTGTGGCCTTTGATCCAGAGCTCCTACAGAAGCAGCCAGTGAACTTGGTCATGGAGACGCAAGTTACCCAGCCTAGTCCATCAGAGTCTGTGCTGTTTAAGGACTTTGACTGTGACCTGGAGTCCTAGCTGCGCTACCCAGACTTGCTTGAGCCCCTCTACTATAGATTGGGACCCATATGGGAACCTCTTCCACTGTCAGCTCAGTATGACCACCTTGACTATCcagtttgtttttactttgtagCTTCTTATCATTCTGTTCTTCTAGGTACTGTACTGTTGCAGGAAAGCGACCCAAAGGAGGACAGACACTCAGATAAactttataagaggaaaagagaatttattaaaagccaGCAGAGCATGCGGGGCTAGTGACTCCAAAGACACGTGCTTcccgaaattagatttcttacatcttatataccctttacatgCAAGGGGGCTCATgacccctttgtctagaggtacacatgtcaatcacacgatttcaggatgggaggaggtTTAAGTGATGTCACAGAATAAGCGTTGGGTATCGCCCATTAAGGtcttaaaacttttaagaaaggGTAGAGGAAGGGGCTATTcagatctcccccccccccccgagttcctcattgcttctcttcctcctcagtgaatgggggggggggtcagatttctccttccttctttctttcaaactttcttttttttatttattttttatttttctgaagctggaaacggggagagacagtcagacagactcccgcatgcacccgaccgggatccacccggcatgcccaccaggggcgacactctgcccaccagggggcgatgctctgcccctcgggggaggggggtcgctctgccgcaaccagagccactctagcgcctggggcagaggccaaggagccatccccagcgcccggaccatctttgctccaatggagccttggcttcgggaggggaagagagagacagagaggaaggagggggtgggggggggagaagcaaatgggcgcttctcctatgtgccctggccgggaatcgaacccgggtcccccgcatgccaggccgatgctctaccgctgagccaaccggccagggcctctttcaaaCTTTCTAATACGAAAACCTCTgcattagcaaaataatagcccttcccaagcaggaaggcaatctgtaaCTTACTGACCATTTTTAGCTGGTGTTGCCTAGCCCTCATTGTGAATCACACActagtataaaaatcatatttacaaaattatttggccAACATTttaccccttttgcttgctttgctATCTACACCACAGGCATTCCAATGCAGGGAATGAAGTACATTACAGTAACAGTACAAGTcatataatttcaacaattataaagGTGTCCTTTacaaatctctctgaatgcttggcctaaaacataaaatgtccttGAAGTTTCTTGGTTCAAGGGGGGGCTTCCTTTCTTAGTACCAGAGTTTAAATCTTGGATATTCTGCTACTCGAAGCCACAACTGGCCCTAGGCCTTTCCCCATCATATAACTCACTTCTCAATTCAACATCTCAGGTCAGAGTGTTGACCTTTTCCTCGGCTTCATTTATCCAGTGCTCATATCCTGAACTTTTAGCCAAaggcttcttttccttttccccctctttgttttcctttctccctccctccctccctccctccctccctctctccctccttcccttccttccattttttctttctccctttcctttcctttcctttcctttcctttcattcattccttcattccggaggagagatagacagactcccatatgtgccccgaccaacatccaaccagcaacctccatctggggctgatgctctaatcaaccaagctatcatcagcgcctgaggctgacagaccaactgagccactggctgcgagaggggaagagggagagaagggagagaggaagggggaagagaagcatctggtcacttctcttgtgtgtcctgaccaggagtcaaaactgggacgtccatacaccagaccaatgctctagccactgagaaGCCAGCTAGGGCCAAGCCTCTCATTTCTGcattatgtttcttttcttgaGCAATAACACATCATAGGTTCCCAGGGTGCTGTGTAAATATTTAACAGGCTTGTCAAAAGTGGTATATTTTTCAGAGATCTCAAAAGCTAGCATTTCAGCCCCTAAATATGTACCTAAAGCATAGAGGGGCTCAAAGCCAATCTGtaataaatttgattaaaaaatttttttaattgctctcATAGTAGCCTAATGTGAGGAAGAGAATAAATAAGAACTGAAACATGGGGTTAGGTTAAATGTCTTTAGGGATAATTAGAatagttattcatttttatttccaaaacaaaatttctttgaaaGACATAAGGATTTTTAAGCTGATTATTCCCCTAGACATCCCAGGATTCAGTTTCTAATGTGCAAACCAGGGGATTAAGAGGCATGACATCAACCTTAAAATTTAAGAACCTTTTCATTTAGTAAGGAAAATCGTCTAGACCTGAAATTTGTATACATTTTTGGCTTTTATgactattaatttttctttaacttctcaaaagcttcatttttatttttcagtaagaTCTGATCTTTTACAGACCAGAGAGTCTGGAAAGTACCCTATTCTATGTCCTTCTATTAATTCTGTCCCTGGATTAAGCCAGATTTTCCCTGTACAAAGGTAGCATTTTATTGGCCTCTACAGAATTGCTTTTTCCGGATTGTACTACGGCAGTCTATATTAAATCCCTATGAAACTTAATTGCTGTAGATACTGTAAAGGGTAATTATGTTTACAGTtcataatggttttttttttaataaagatgcataggagatattttctctgagcTCAGTTGTGCTTTTCCTGAATTGCTGTTTTGTTTTACCTTAAAGACACTAAATATTCAACTgactgtatttttctctccacATTGATGCTAGACTACTTAGAGCCACTTTGTAGCCCACCTCCAGCAAGTGTTTAGGActtaatgttatatattttatgctAGCCATGTTCTTGGTTTCCTTTATTTTCCTAATTCTTATtttcctgtgttttatttttttatttttattttttcctgtgttttaaTCTTACTATATTATTTGCATCTTTGTAAGTCTTTTGGGAATGAGGttggaatataaataaataaaagaatatatcccTAATCTTTTTTGATTatctcatttgtttctctttattttttagtgagtaagagagaggaggacagacaggaagggagagagatgagaagcatcaactcatagttgcagcaccccagttgtttattgattgctttttcatatgtgccttgacccggggcggggggggggggggctccagccaagccagtgaccgcttgaaccccttgctcaagccagtgaccttgggcttcaagccagcaaccatggagtcatgtctatgatcctacactcaagccagcgaccccgtgctcaagctgtggacctcggggtttcaaacctgggtcctcagtgtcccaggctgatgctctatctattacACCACCTCCTAGTCTGgctcatttgtttctctttagacacgttttttttatatttaagttgtaGTGACCAGGACTCCACACTGATAAAAACCCTGAATACTAGAAATAAGAATTAATGATTTCTAAAATAGTTGATTATTAGATTGGAATTTGGAGGCTTTATTCCTGGATCCATCATAACTATCTCAGTGTCCTTATacaagttattttaatatttctggaTCTTAGTTTCCTAAGTGAAAAATGAGGTGGGTATAGCAACGGGTTCTTAATCATGGGGATGGGTTTCAGATTTCTGTGATGCTTTTTCAAAGGGGAGATGTAGATGATTTTATGATACTGTGTGTCTTTCCTGGTGTTAATTAATGTTCAGGTCACCTAACATTATATAGCCTCTCTGGTCACAGCAGCGTATTGGGTTAAGATCTCTGGGACATGAACCTTATGTCACTAGGATCCCTTTCCTAGGTCACATTAGATACCTTAGAGACCATGATCATGTAAAGTGTAGTTTGAATAATTTCTTACCAAATGAGGATATTATTAACATACTCTCTTCAATCAGTGGTACACTACAACAGTGATTTTCAGGGCAGAGTAGGGAGGTGATGGAAAATTTAAGTTTTAGACAATATGATTTGAAAAAAGCATTGTATGCTAccctctgggttttttgttttttgttttgttttttttacagagacagagagtcagagagagatagacagggacagatagacaggaacggagagatgagaagcatcaatcagtttttcgttacgcattgcaacaccttaattgttcattgattactttctcatacgtgccttgaccgtggggctacagcagaccaagtaactccttgcttgagcca from Saccopteryx leptura isolate mSacLep1 chromosome 2, mSacLep1_pri_phased_curated, whole genome shotgun sequence carries:
- the RSKR gene encoding ribosomal protein S6 kinase-related protein isoform X5; its protein translation is MCNTASGGGIAYVTGAADLAKGEKRQRLAMGTVSCRQGQHTQVATYKQGSNIQGTWVRGWKSLWSGVGTTRSGLEELWGLQGHQYLHQEPLEPALLQVEKPLSEWPVPQFINLFLPEFPIRPLRGHQKLKILGLVAKGSFGTVFKVLDYDQRAVFAVKVGTQVVPKVKVLQRDILRQCKEERQINHPFVHGLGDSWQGKRHLFIMCSYSSTDLYSLWSAGGCFAEASIRLFAAELVLVLCYLHDLGIIHRDVKMENILLDKRGHLKLTDFGLSRRLPQGTRAYTICGTLQYMAPEVLSGGPYNHAADWWSLGVLLFSLATGKFPVAAEKDHMAMLASVTHYDVEIPASLNQGLSLLLHEVRLLCLNPLQRLRHLHHFQVHSFFRGVAFDPELLQKQPVNLVMETQVTQPSPSESVLFKDFDCDLES
- the RSKR gene encoding ribosomal protein S6 kinase-related protein isoform X1, which produces MCNTASGGGIAYVTGAADLAKGEKRQRLAMGTVSCRQGQHTQVATYKQGSNIQGTWVRGWKSLWSGVGTTRSGLEELWGLQGHQYLHQEPLEPALLQVEKPLSEWPVPQFINLFLPEFPIRPLRGHQKLKILGLVAKGSFGTVFKVLDYDQRAVFAVKVGTQVVPKVKVLQRDILRQCKEEVSIQRQINHPFVHGLGDSWQGKRHLFIMCSYSSTDLYSLWSAGGCFAEASIRLFAAELVLVLCYLHDLGIIHRDVKMENILLDKRGHLKLTDFGLSRRLPQGTRAYTICGTLQYMAPEVLSGGPYNHAADWWSLGVLLFSLATGKFPVAAEKDHMAMLASVTHYDVEIPASLNQGLSLLLHEVRLLCLNPLQRLRHLHHFQVHSFFRGVAFDPELLQKQPVNLVMETQVTQPSPSESVLFKDFDCDLES
- the RSKR gene encoding ribosomal protein S6 kinase-related protein isoform X7, which produces MCNTASGGGIAYVTGAADLAKGEKRQRLAMGTVSCRQGQHTQVATYKQGSNIQGTWVRGWKSLWSGVGTTRSGLEELWGLQGHQYLHQEPLEPALLQVEKPLSEWPVPQFINLFLPEFPIRPLRGHQKLKILGLVAKGSFGTVFKVLDYDQRAVFAVKVGTQVVPKVKVLQRDILRQCKEEVSIQRQINHPFVHGLGDSWQGKRHLFIMCSYSSTDLYSLWSAGGCFAEASIRLFAAELVLVLCYLHDLGIIHRDVKMENILLDKRGHLKLTDFGLSRRLPQGTRAYTICVAAEKDHMAMLASVTHYDVEIPASLNQGLSLLLHEVRLLCLNPLQRLRHLHHFQVHSFFRGVAFDPELLQKQPVNLVMETQVTQPSPSESVLFKDFDCDLES
- the RSKR gene encoding ribosomal protein S6 kinase-related protein isoform X8, translated to MCNTASGGGIAYVTGAADLAKGEKRQRLAMGTVSCRQGQHTQVATYKILGLVAKGSFGTVFKVLDYDQRAVFAVKVGTQVVPKVKVLQRDILRQCKEEVSIQRQINHPFVHGLGDSWQGKRHLFIMCSYSSTDLYSLWSAGGCFAEASIRLFAAELVLVLCYLHDLGIIHRDVKMENILLDKRGHLKLTDFGLSRRLPQGTRAYTICGTLQYMAPEVLSGGPYNHAADWWSLGVLLFSLATGKFPVAAEKDHMAMLASVTHYDVEIPASLNQGLSLLLHEVRLLCLNPLQRLRHLHHFQVHSFFRGVAFDPELLQKQPVNLVMETQVTQPSPSESVLFKDFDCDLES
- the RSKR gene encoding ribosomal protein S6 kinase-related protein isoform X3, giving the protein MCNTASGGGIAYVTGAADLAKGEKRQRLAMGTVSCRQGQHTQVATYKQGSNIQGTWVRGWKSLWSGVGTTRSGLEELWGLQGHQYLHQEPLEPALLQVEKPLSEWPVPQFINLFLPEFPIRPLRGHQKLKILGLVAKGSFGTVFKVLDYDQRAVFAVKVGTQVVPKVKVLQRDILRQCKEEVSIQRQINHPFVHGLGDSWQGKRHLFIMCSYSSTDLYSLWSAGGCFAEASIRLFAAELVLVLCYLHDLGIIHRDVKMENILLDKRGHLKLTDFGLSRRLPQGTRAYTICGTLQYMAPEVLSGGPYNHAADWWSLGVLLFSLATGKFPVAAEKDHMAMLASVTHYDVEIPASLNQGLSLLLHELLCLNPLQRLRHLHHFQVHSFFRGVAFDPELLQKQPVNLVMETQVTQPSPSESVLFKDFDCDLES
- the RSKR gene encoding ribosomal protein S6 kinase-related protein isoform X4, encoding MCNTASGGGIAYVTGAADLAKGEKRQRLAMGTVSCRQGQHTQVATYKQGSNIQGTWVRGWKSLWSGVGTTRSGLEELWGLQGHQYLHQEPLEPALLQVEKPLSEWPVPQFINLFLPEFPIRPLRGHQKLKILGLVAKGSFGTVFKVLDYDQRAVFAVKVVPKVKVLQRDILRQCKEEVSIQRQINHPFVHGLGDSWQGKRHLFIMCSYSSTDLYSLWSAGGCFAEASIRLFAAELVLVLCYLHDLGIIHRDVKMENILLDKRGHLKLTDFGLSRRLPQGTRAYTICGTLQYMAPEVLSGGPYNHAADWWSLGVLLFSLATGKFPVAAEKDHMAMLASVTHYDVEIPASLNQGLSLLLHEVRLLCLNPLQRLRHLHHFQVHSFFRGVAFDPELLQKQPVNLVMETQVTQPSPSESVLFKDFDCDLES
- the RSKR gene encoding ribosomal protein S6 kinase-related protein isoform X6, with product MCNTASGGGIAYVTGAADLAKGEKRQRLAMGTVSCRQGQHTQVATYKQGSNIQGTWVRGWKSLWSGVGTTRSGLEELWGLQGHQYLHQEPLEPALLQVEKPLSEWPVPQFINLFLPEFPIRPLRGHQKLKILGLVAKGSFGTVFKVLDYDQRAVFAVKVVPKVKVLQRDILRQCKEEVSIQRQINHPFVHGLGDSWQGKRHLFIMCSYSSTDLYSLWSAGGCFAEASIRLFAAELVLVLCYLHDLGIIHRDVKMENILLDKRGHLKLTDFGLSRRLPQGTRAYTICGTLQYMAPEVLSGGPYNHAADWWSLGVLLFSLATGKFPVAAEKDHMAMLASVTHYDVEIPASLNQGLSLLLHELLCLNPLQRLRHLHHFQVHSFFRGVAFDPELLQKQPVNLVMETQVTQPSPSESVLFKDFDCDLES
- the RSKR gene encoding ribosomal protein S6 kinase-related protein isoform X2 — encoded protein: MCNTASGGGIAYVTGAADLAKGEKRQRLAMGTVSCRQGQHTQVATYKGSNIQGTWVRGWKSLWSGVGTTRSGLEELWGLQGHQYLHQEPLEPALLQVEKPLSEWPVPQFINLFLPEFPIRPLRGHQKLKILGLVAKGSFGTVFKVLDYDQRAVFAVKVGTQVVPKVKVLQRDILRQCKEEVSIQRQINHPFVHGLGDSWQGKRHLFIMCSYSSTDLYSLWSAGGCFAEASIRLFAAELVLVLCYLHDLGIIHRDVKMENILLDKRGHLKLTDFGLSRRLPQGTRAYTICGTLQYMAPEVLSGGPYNHAADWWSLGVLLFSLATGKFPVAAEKDHMAMLASVTHYDVEIPASLNQGLSLLLHEVRLLCLNPLQRLRHLHHFQVHSFFRGVAFDPELLQKQPVNLVMETQVTQPSPSESVLFKDFDCDLES